In Procambarus clarkii isolate CNS0578487 chromosome 82, FALCON_Pclarkii_2.0, whole genome shotgun sequence, one genomic interval encodes:
- the LOC138358195 gene encoding uncharacterized protein has protein sequence MAKLLLVRWCWAWILVVGVGVKAVTVYMGETPVRCLTNDTSQFTTKSRIMCALICTMHQGLTFSFQGGVCTMGGAGEAVGATHMRYTLTNIPDCSALQEVAHAGKTVYASTIYNLNHHQSKAIDAYLTTWFSSLGGSEQRPWWMLDLANVFCICRIQLLPRGALDDSPYFRDIEVRVGSTNVTNGNFSSWALYATYPGPYSYGGGYIDLLKPVGVCGRYVSVQRVVDNSYGHKLFDVNVFIC, from the exons ATGGCCAAGCTGCTGCTGGTACGCTGGTGTTGGGCGTGGATACTGGTAGTTGGGGTGGGCGTGAAAGCTGTCACTGTTTACATGGGAGAAACGCCCGTAAGGTGCCTAACCAACGACACCAGCCAGTTCACCACAAAGTCGAGGATCATGTGCGCCCTCATCTGTACCATGCATCAAGGATTGACCTTCTCCTTCCAAG GTGGCGTGTGCACGATGGGTGGAGCTGGTGAAGCAGTAGGAGCGACACACATGAGGTACACCCTGACCAACATACCAGATTGCTCTGCCCTTCAAGAGGTCGCCCACGCCGGCAAGACCGTCTACGCTAGCACCATTTATAATCT CAACCACCACCAGAGTAAAGCAATAGACGCCTACCTGACCACCTGGTTTTCATCGCTTGGTGGAAGCGAGCAGAGACCGTGGTGGATGCTGGACCTGGCGAACGTCTTTTGCATCTGCCGGATCCAGCTCCTGCCCCGAGGGGCGCTCGATGACTCTCCATACTTCCGTGACATAGAG GTACGCGTGGGCTCTACAAACGTTACCAATGgaaacttcagctcctgggccctgtACGCCACGTATCCTGGACCATATTCCTACGGCGGCGGCTACATCGATCTCCTTAAACCAGTGGGTGTCTGTGGCCGCTACGTCAGTGTCCAGAGAGTCGTAGATAACTCGTACGGTCACAAGCTCTTCGATGTTAATGTCTTTATTTGTTAA
- the LOC123764218 gene encoding uncharacterized protein, whose translation MAKLLLVRWRWAWILVVGVGVKAATVYMGETPIRCLVNDTSQFTTKSRIMCALICTMHQGFTFSFQDGVCTVGGAGEAVGATHMRYTLTNIPDCSALQEVAHAGKTAYASSFYSPDFDQSKAIDADLTTWFSSIAGGTRPWWMLDLANVFCICWIQLLPRGAPDDSPYFRDIEVRVGSTNVINGNFSSWALYATYPGPYSYGGGYIDLLKPVGVCGRYVSVQRVVDNSYGHKLFDVNVFIC comes from the exons ATGGCCAAGCTGCTGCTGGTACGCTGGCGTTGGGCGTGGATACTGGTAGTTGGCGTGGGCGTGAAAGCTGCCACTGTTTACATGGGAGAAACGCCCATAAGGTGCTTAGTCAACGACACCAGCCAGTTCACCACAAAGTCGAGGATCATGTGCGCCCTCATCTGTACCATGCATCAAGGATTCACCTTCTCCTTCCAAG ATGGCGTGTGCACGGTCGGAGGAGCTGGTGAAGCAGTAGGAGCGACACACATGAGGTACACGCTGACCAACATACCAGATTGCTCTGCCCTTCAAGAGGTTGCCCACGCCGGCAAGACCGCCTACGCTAGCAGCTTTTATAGTCC CGACTTCGACCAGAGTAAAGCAATAGACGCCGACCTGACCACCTGGTTTTCATCGATTGCTGGAGGGACGAGACCGTGGTGGATGCTGGACCTGGCGAACGTCTTCTGCATCTGCTGGATCCAGCTCCTGCCCCGAGGGGCGCCCGATGACTCTCCATACTTCCGTGACATAGAG GTACGCGTGGGCTCTACAAACGTTATCAATGgaaacttcagctcctgggccctgtACGCCACGTATCCTGGACCATATTCCTATGGCGGCGGCTACATCGATCTCCTTAAACCAGTGGGTGTCTGTGGCCGCTACGTCAGTGTCCAGAGAGTCGTAGATAACTCGTACGGTCACAAGCTCTTCGATGTTAATGTCTTTATTTGTTAA
- the LOC138358194 gene encoding uncharacterized protein, translating to MAKLLLVRWCWAWILVVGVGAKAATVYMGETPIRCLANNTSQFTTKSRIMCALICTMHQGFTFSFQGGVCTVGGAGEAVGATHMRYTLTNIPDCSALQEVAHAGKTAYASSIYSTGYDQSKAIDADLTTWFSSIAGGTRPWWMLDLANVFCICWIQLLPRGAPVDSPYFRDIEVRVGSTNVTNGNFNSWDLYATYPGPYSYGGGYIDLLKPVGVCGRYISVQRVVDNPYGLKLFNVNIFIC from the exons ATGGCCAAGCTGCTGCTGGTACGCTGGTGTTGGGCGTGGATACTGGTAGTTGGGGTGGGCGCGAAAGCTGCCACTGTTTACATGGGAGAAACGCCCATAAGGTGCCTagccaacaacaccagccagttcACCACAAAGTCGAGGATCATGTGCGCCCTCATCTGTACCATGCATCAAGGATTCACCTTCTCCTTCCAAG GTGGCGTGTGCACGGTGGGTGGAGCTGGTGAAGCAGTAGGAGCGACACACATGAGGTACACGCTGACCAACATACCAGATTGCTCTGCCCTTCAGGAGGTCGCCCACGCCGGCAAGACCGCCTACGCTAGCAGCATTTATTCAAC CGGCTACGACCAGAGTAAAGCAATAGACGCCGACCTGACCACCTGGTTTTCATCGATTGCTGGAGGGACGAGACCGTGGTGGATGCTGGACCTGGCGAACGTCTTCTGCATCTGCTGGATCCAGCTCCTTCCCCGAGGGGCGCCCGTTGACTCTCCATACTTCCGTGACATCGAG GTACGCGTGGGCTCTACAAACGTTACCAATGGAAACTTCAACTCCTGGGACCTGTACGCCACGTATCCTGGACCATATTCCTACGGCGGCGGCTACATCGATCTCCTTAAACCAGTGGGTGTCTGTGGCCGCTACATCAGCGTCCAGAGAGTCGTAGATAACCCGTACGGTCTCAAGCTCTTCAATGTTAATATCTTTATTTGTTAA